From the genome of Nicotiana sylvestris chromosome 2, ASM39365v2, whole genome shotgun sequence, one region includes:
- the LOC138886014 gene encoding uncharacterized protein yields MAEDCELWDIICDGPYVPTKVLEELPFSMAKTSKEYIEADKKVVEKNFRAKKILVCEIGPEEYNRISTCDTVKEIWEAFQTAHEGTIQVKQSKIDMLTTEYELFKIRDNESIQDMHTRFTSIINELHSLGKTIPKNKLELTIEEFIGNLKTYELRRKIDSERRELKKEKNLVLKADNNDSSEEDSDMAYLTKRFQKMVRRNGEKLKRDGSNRPKNCDLCYKCGKPRHFMKDCPLLKQEFSKNYHEKITKTNSIPFKDFKRKRSADNMMRQALAAWGGSSSESKDELDTGDSSMMEVEGEEIGYDSTFTLMAQSDDDEDNGNKEVNFRDV; encoded by the exons ATGGCTGAGGATTGTGAGTTATGGGATATCATATGCgatggtccttatgttccaacAAAGGTACTAGAGGAACTTCCATTTTCAATGGCAAAAACCAGCAAAGAGTACATTGAAGCAGACAAGAAAGTtgtggagaagaattttcgtgccaagaaaattctaGTATGTGAAATAGGACCTGAAGAGTACAATAGAATCTCCACCTGCGACACTGTcaaggagatatgggaagcttttcaaacagctcatgagggaactatacaagtaaaacagtctaagattgatatgctcactaCTGAGTATGAACTCTTCAAAATAAGGGACAATGAATccattcaagatatgcacacaagattcacttccatcataaatgagttacactcacttggtaAAACTATTCCCAAAaacaagcta GAGTTGACCATAGAAGAGTTTATCGGAAACTTGAAGACCTATGAGTTGAGGAgaaagatagacagtgaaagaagagaactaAAGAAGGAAAAAAACCTGGTACTTAAAGCTGATAACAATGATTCAAGTGAGGAAGACAGcgacatggcttacttaaccaaaagatttcaaaagatggtcagaagaaatggagaaaaGCTAAAAAGGGACGGCTCTAACAGACCAAAAAACTGTGATCTTTGTTACAAGTGTGGAAAGCCTCGACACTTTATGAAAGACtgtcctctcttgaagcaagaattctccaagaactACCATGAGAAAATAACTAAGACGAACTCAATTCCTTTCAAGGATTTCAAGAGAAAAAGATCCGCTGACAATATGATGAGACaggctcttgcagcatggggGGGTTCCTCTAGTGAGTCTAAAGATGAACTTGATactggtgatagttccatgatggaagttgaaggcgaggagattggatatgactcaacttttactttgatggctcaatcagatgatgatgaagacaatggcaacaaagaggtaaattttagggatgtttag